In Streptomyces sp. NBC_01408, one DNA window encodes the following:
- a CDS encoding thioredoxin domain-containing protein, producing the protein MVRAQGVAEVTDEDFEAEVLGVRGRPVLVEFTADWCGPCRQLAPVLSAVAAEEADRLKVVQIDADSNPGTVTRYGVLSMPTLLVFRDGEPVKQLVGARAKRRLLQELEEELAAAATA; encoded by the coding sequence ATGGTGCGCGCACAAGGCGTGGCGGAAGTGACCGACGAGGACTTCGAGGCCGAGGTGCTGGGGGTGCGGGGACGGCCCGTCCTCGTGGAGTTCACCGCGGACTGGTGCGGCCCCTGCCGCCAGCTCGCCCCCGTCCTGTCCGCGGTGGCCGCCGAGGAGGCCGACCGCCTCAAGGTCGTGCAGATCGACGCGGACAGCAACCCCGGGACCGTCACCCGGTACGGGGTGCTGTCCATGCCGACCCTGCTCGTCTTCCGAGACGGCGAGCCCGTGAAGCAGCTGGTCGGTGCCCGGGCCAAACGCCGGCTCCTCCAGGAACTGGAGGAGGAGCTGGCGGCGGCCGCTACGGCCTGA
- a CDS encoding MerR family transcriptional regulator has translation MRIGELAERAGTTTRTLRYYESRGLLPARRDGNGYRTYDEEDLRLLRQIRMLQDFGFELEETRPFVDCLRAGHPAGDSCPASLAVYRRKLAELDGLIGQLTGVREQVARQLAGAEEAAGAAAPPRCEMTG, from the coding sequence ATGCGCATCGGCGAACTGGCCGAGCGGGCCGGGACCACTACCCGGACGCTCAGGTACTACGAGTCGCGGGGACTGCTGCCCGCGCGGCGGGACGGCAACGGCTACCGGACCTACGACGAGGAAGACCTGCGGCTGCTGCGCCAGATCCGCATGCTCCAGGACTTCGGGTTCGAGCTGGAGGAGACCCGGCCCTTCGTGGACTGCCTGCGCGCCGGGCATCCGGCCGGGGACTCCTGTCCGGCCTCGCTCGCCGTCTACCGGCGCAAGCTCGCCGAGCTGGACGGCCTGATCGGCCAGCTGACCGGCGTACGCGAACAGGTCGCGCGGCAGCTGGCCGGCGCCGAGGAGGCCGCCGGTGCGGCCGCGCCGCCGCGCTGCGAGATGACGGGCTGA
- a CDS encoding helix-turn-helix transcriptional regulator has translation MAPGHVAYGLRAQYGLLVTPETVMAWERGEISPSSVELTALAGVLWCSPGELLAEPVTLREHRISRGLTAEELARRVGLETNSYQKMEDTGRWRGNERQSAALAALLGLTLAQFVTATGKQEELAELLRSSVTTRWQAYVKPLGKLLPIPKAHLERVLDQLHGEYQSRMVATLSWGGGEGEAGSGDSGREFLAEIVDRFWRLAGGAA, from the coding sequence ATGGCGCCCGGTCATGTCGCCTACGGCCTCCGCGCCCAGTACGGACTGCTTGTCACGCCCGAGACCGTGATGGCGTGGGAGCGTGGCGAGATATCGCCCTCTTCCGTCGAGCTCACCGCTCTCGCAGGTGTCCTGTGGTGCTCGCCCGGCGAGCTGCTCGCCGAGCCGGTCACCTTGCGGGAGCACCGGATCTCCAGGGGACTGACCGCCGAGGAGCTGGCCCGGCGGGTCGGGCTGGAGACGAACTCGTACCAGAAGATGGAGGACACCGGGCGCTGGCGGGGCAACGAACGGCAGTCCGCGGCGCTCGCGGCCCTGCTGGGGCTGACGCTCGCCCAGTTCGTGACGGCGACCGGCAAGCAGGAGGAGCTCGCCGAGCTGCTGCGCAGCTCGGTGACCACGCGCTGGCAGGCGTACGTGAAGCCGCTGGGCAAACTGCTGCCGATCCCCAAGGCGCACCTGGAGCGGGTGCTGGACCAGCTGCACGGGGAGTACCAGTCGCGGATGGTGGCGACCCTGAGCTGGGGCGGCGGTGAGGGCGAGGCCGGGAGCGGCGACTCGGGGCGGGAGTTCCTCGCGGAGATCGTGGACCGGTTCTGGCGCCTGGCGGGCGGTGCGGCGTAG
- a CDS encoding ATP-dependent 6-phosphofructokinase, whose amino-acid sequence MRIGVLTAGGDCPGLNAVIRSVVHRALVGHGDEVIGFEDGFKGLLDGHYRPLDINAVSGILARGGTILGSARMERARLHEAAENAQELAKRYGIDALIPIGGEGTLTAARMLSDAGMPVVGVPKTIDNDISSTDRTFGFDTAVMVATEAIDRLKTTAESHQRVMVVEVMGRHAGWIALESGMAGGAHGICLPERPFEVDALVKMVEERFSRGKKFAVVCVAEGAHPAEGSMPYEKGAIDQYGHERFAGIGNRLAVELEHRLGKEARPVILGHVQRGGTPTAYDRVLATRFGWHAVEAVHRGDFGNMTALRGTDIVMAPLAQAVTELKTVPEERVYEAESVF is encoded by the coding sequence ATGCGTATCGGAGTTCTCACCGCAGGCGGCGACTGCCCCGGCCTGAACGCTGTCATCCGTTCGGTCGTACACCGTGCCCTGGTCGGCCACGGCGACGAGGTCATCGGCTTCGAGGACGGTTTCAAGGGCCTCCTGGACGGCCATTACCGCCCCCTCGACATCAATGCCGTCAGCGGCATCCTCGCCCGTGGCGGCACGATCCTGGGGTCGGCCCGCATGGAGCGCGCCCGCCTGCACGAAGCCGCCGAGAACGCGCAGGAATTGGCGAAGCGCTACGGCATCGACGCCCTCATCCCGATCGGCGGCGAGGGCACCCTGACGGCAGCCCGGATGCTGTCGGACGCCGGGATGCCCGTCGTCGGCGTGCCGAAGACCATCGACAACGACATCTCCTCCACCGACCGCACCTTCGGCTTCGACACCGCCGTCATGGTCGCCACCGAGGCCATCGACCGCCTCAAGACCACCGCCGAGTCGCACCAGCGCGTCATGGTGGTCGAGGTCATGGGGCGCCACGCGGGCTGGATCGCCCTGGAGTCCGGTATGGCCGGCGGCGCCCACGGGATCTGCCTGCCGGAGCGCCCCTTCGAGGTGGACGCCCTGGTGAAGATGGTGGAGGAGCGGTTCTCCCGCGGTAAGAAGTTCGCCGTCGTCTGCGTCGCCGAGGGCGCGCACCCGGCCGAGGGCTCCATGCCGTACGAGAAGGGCGCGATCGACCAGTACGGTCACGAGCGCTTCGCCGGCATCGGCAACCGCCTCGCCGTCGAGCTGGAGCACCGCCTGGGCAAGGAGGCCCGCCCGGTCATCCTCGGCCACGTCCAGCGCGGCGGCACCCCCACCGCCTACGACCGGGTGCTCGCGACCCGGTTCGGCTGGCACGCCGTGGAGGCCGTCCACCGCGGCGACTTCGGCAACATGACCGCCCTGCGCGGCACCGACATCGTGATGGCCCCGCTGGCCCAGGCGGTCACCGAGCTGAAGACCGTCCCCGAGGAGCGCGTGTACGAGGCCGAGTCGGTCTTCTGA
- the pta gene encoding phosphate acetyltransferase → MTRSVYVTGIERGDGRQVVELGIMELLTRQTGRVGVYRPLLHDGPDRLFDLLKARYRIDQDAGTAYGMEYREASVLLAENGTDELVSQLVDRFHRVARDYEVMLVLGTDYADTNLPDELALNARLANELGAVVVPVVGGTKHPAEAVRAETRNAYRAYESLGCHVVAMVVNRVAAEDRDAIAERLAARLPVPCYVLPDDKSLSAPTVAQITRALGGEVLLGDDAGLARDALDFVFGGAMLPNFLNALTPGCLVVTPGDRSDLVIGALAAHTSGTPPIAGVLLTLNERPGKDILTLASKLAPGTPVVSVAGNSFPTAAELFSLQSRLNSATPRKLETALGLFERHVDTGELRDLLSVSRSERVTPMMFEHELLERARSQRRRVVLPEGTEERVLRAADVVLRRGVCDLTLLGEEQAILKKAADLGIDISGAQLIDPARSPLRERFAEYYAKVRAHKGMTVELAGDVVTDANYFGTLMVQEGLADGMVSGSVHSTAATIRPAFEIIKTKPEASIVSSVFFMCLADRVLVYGDCAVNPDPGAEQLADIAVQSAATAAAFGVEPRIAMLSYSTGTSGTGADVDKVRKATELVREQRPDLLIEGPIQYDAAVEPSVAATKLPDSEVAGRATVLIFPDLNTGNNTYKAVQRSAGAVAVGPVLQGLRKPVNDLSRGALVQDIVTTVAITAIQAQTQPLPQAAR, encoded by the coding sequence GTGACGCGCAGCGTGTACGTGACCGGTATCGAGCGGGGGGACGGCCGGCAGGTCGTCGAGCTGGGGATCATGGAGCTCCTGACCCGGCAGACGGGCCGGGTCGGCGTCTACCGGCCATTGCTCCACGACGGGCCCGACCGGCTCTTCGACCTGCTGAAGGCCCGCTACCGGATCGACCAGGACGCCGGGACGGCCTACGGCATGGAGTACCGGGAGGCCTCCGTCCTCCTCGCCGAGAACGGCACCGACGAGCTGGTCTCCCAGCTGGTGGACCGCTTCCACCGGGTGGCCCGCGACTACGAGGTCATGCTGGTCCTCGGCACGGACTACGCCGACACCAACCTCCCCGACGAGCTGGCGCTCAACGCCCGCCTGGCCAACGAGCTCGGGGCGGTGGTCGTTCCCGTCGTGGGCGGCACCAAGCACCCCGCCGAGGCCGTGCGCGCCGAGACCCGCAACGCCTACCGCGCCTACGAGAGCCTGGGCTGCCACGTCGTCGCGATGGTCGTCAACCGGGTGGCCGCCGAGGACCGGGACGCGATAGCCGAGCGGCTGGCCGCCCGGCTGCCCGTGCCCTGCTACGTGCTGCCGGACGACAAGTCGCTGTCCGCGCCGACCGTCGCGCAGATCACCCGGGCGCTCGGCGGCGAGGTGCTCCTCGGCGACGACGCCGGGCTGGCCCGCGACGCCCTGGACTTCGTCTTCGGCGGTGCCATGCTGCCGAACTTCCTGAACGCCCTGACCCCGGGCTGCCTGGTCGTCACCCCCGGCGACCGCTCCGACCTGGTCATCGGCGCCCTGGCCGCGCACACCTCCGGCACCCCGCCGATCGCCGGTGTGCTGCTGACCCTGAACGAGCGCCCCGGCAAGGACATCCTGACGCTGGCCTCGAAGCTGGCGCCGGGCACCCCGGTGGTGTCGGTGGCCGGCAACAGCTTCCCGACCGCCGCCGAACTCTTCTCGCTGCAGAGCCGGTTGAACTCCGCGACCCCGCGCAAGCTGGAGACCGCACTCGGCCTGTTCGAGCGGCACGTGGACACCGGCGAGCTGCGCGACCTGCTGTCGGTGTCCCGCTCGGAGCGCGTCACGCCGATGATGTTCGAGCACGAGCTGCTGGAGCGGGCCCGCTCCCAGCGCCGCCGCGTCGTGCTGCCCGAGGGCACCGAGGAGCGCGTGCTGCGCGCCGCGGACGTGGTGCTGCGCCGCGGGGTCTGCGACCTGACCCTGCTGGGCGAGGAGCAGGCGATCCTGAAGAAGGCCGCCGACCTCGGCATCGACATCTCCGGCGCGCAGCTCATCGACCCGGCGCGCTCCCCGCTGCGGGAACGTTTCGCCGAGTACTACGCCAAGGTCCGCGCCCACAAGGGCATGACCGTCGAGCTGGCCGGCGACGTGGTCACCGACGCCAACTACTTCGGCACGCTGATGGTCCAGGAGGGCCTGGCCGACGGCATGGTCTCCGGCTCGGTGCACTCCACCGCCGCGACCATCCGGCCCGCCTTCGAGATCATCAAGACGAAGCCGGAGGCCTCCATCGTCTCCTCGGTCTTCTTCATGTGCCTGGCCGACCGGGTGCTCGTCTACGGCGACTGCGCGGTCAACCCGGACCCGGGCGCCGAGCAGCTCGCCGACATCGCCGTCCAGTCGGCCGCCACCGCCGCCGCCTTCGGCGTCGAGCCGCGGATCGCGATGCTCTCGTACTCGACCGGCACCTCGGGCACGGGCGCGGACGTGGACAAGGTCCGCAAGGCCACCGAGCTCGTCCGCGAGCAGCGCCCCGACCTGCTGATCGAGGGACCGATCCAGTACGACGCCGCCGTGGAGCCCTCGGTCGCCGCGACCAAGCTGCCCGACTCCGAGGTGGCCGGGCGGGCGACCGTGCTGATCTTCCCCGACCTCAACACGGGCAACAACACGTACAAGGCCGTGCAGCGCTCGGCGGGCGCCGTCGCGGTCGGCCCGGTGCTCCAGGGTCTGCGCAAGCCGGTCAACGACCTCTCGCGCGGGGCGCTCGTCCAGGACATCGTCACCACCGTGGCGATCACCGCGATCCAGGCACAGACGCAGCCGCTGCCGCAGGCCGCCCGGTAA
- a CDS encoding acetate kinase produces MTASRVLVLNSGSSSVKYQLLDMADRSRLAIGLVERIGEETSRLVHEPLTGAGAAGGRRERLGPIADHEAALGAVAAELAADGMGLDSPELAAVGHRVVHGGTRFTQPTVIDDEVLAEIRSLIPLAPLHNPANVTGIEVARGLRGDIPQIAVFDTAFHSTMPEYVARYAIDAATADKYAIRRYGFHGTSHAYVSRATAELLGRPVEDVNVIVLHLGNGASASAVRGGVCVETSMGLTPLEGLVMGTRSGDLDPAVVFHLARVGGLSVDEIDSLLNKKSGLLGMCGDNDMREVLRRAGEGDEAAATAFAAYVHRLKKYIGAYSAVLGRVDAVAFTAGVGENAHQVREAAVEGLAELGLVLDLQANAVRSPEPRLVSAQYARVAVAVVPTDEELEIANQAYALVTR; encoded by the coding sequence GTGACCGCATCGCGCGTACTCGTCCTCAACTCCGGCTCCTCGTCGGTCAAGTACCAGCTCCTCGACATGGCGGACCGGTCCCGTCTCGCGATCGGCCTGGTGGAGCGCATCGGCGAGGAGACCTCAAGGCTGGTCCACGAACCGCTCACCGGGGCCGGCGCCGCAGGCGGGCGGCGCGAGCGGCTCGGCCCGATCGCCGACCACGAGGCCGCGCTGGGCGCCGTCGCGGCGGAGCTCGCCGCCGACGGGATGGGCCTGGACTCCCCCGAACTGGCCGCCGTAGGACACCGGGTGGTGCACGGCGGTACGCGGTTCACGCAGCCGACCGTGATCGACGACGAGGTGCTGGCGGAGATCCGGAGCCTGATCCCGCTGGCTCCGCTGCACAACCCGGCGAACGTGACGGGCATCGAGGTGGCCCGCGGGCTGCGCGGGGACATCCCGCAGATCGCCGTCTTCGACACCGCCTTCCACTCGACGATGCCGGAGTACGTCGCCCGGTACGCGATCGACGCCGCGACGGCCGACAAGTACGCCATCCGGCGGTACGGCTTCCACGGCACCTCCCACGCCTACGTCTCGCGGGCGACCGCCGAGCTGCTCGGCCGGCCGGTGGAGGACGTGAACGTGATCGTGCTGCACCTGGGCAACGGGGCCTCCGCCTCCGCCGTCCGCGGCGGCGTGTGCGTGGAGACCTCCATGGGCCTGACCCCGCTGGAGGGTCTGGTCATGGGAACCCGGTCGGGGGACCTGGATCCGGCGGTCGTCTTCCACCTGGCCCGGGTGGGCGGCCTCTCGGTGGATGAGATCGATTCGCTCCTGAACAAGAAGAGCGGTCTGCTGGGCATGTGCGGCGACAACGACATGCGCGAGGTGCTGCGGCGCGCGGGCGAGGGGGACGAGGCGGCGGCGACGGCCTTCGCCGCGTACGTCCACCGCCTGAAGAAGTACATCGGCGCCTACTCGGCGGTGCTCGGGCGGGTGGACGCGGTGGCGTTCACGGCCGGGGTCGGCGAGAACGCGCACCAGGTCCGGGAGGCTGCGGTGGAGGGTCTGGCCGAGCTGGGCCTGGTGCTGGACCTCCAGGCGAACGCCGTGCGCTCGCCCGAGCCGCGGCTGGTCTCGGCGCAGTACGCCCGGGTGGCGGTGGCCGTGGTCCCGACGGATGAGGAACTGGAGATCGCCAATCAGGCGTACGCGCTCGTTACCCGCTAG
- the pyk gene encoding pyruvate kinase yields the protein MRRSKIVCTLGPAVDSYEQLKALIEAGMNVARFNFSHGSQAEHQERYDRVRQVSADTGRAVGVLADLQGPKIRLETFAEGPVELVRGDEFTITTEDVPGDKSICGTTYKGLPGDVSKGDQILINDGNVELRVTEVEGPRVKTIVIEGGVISDHKGINLPGAAVNVPALSEKDVDDLRFALRMGCDMVALSFVRDADDVKDVHKVMDEEGRRVPVIAKVEKPQAVENMAAVVDAFDAVMVARGDLAVEYPLEKVPMVQKRLIEMCRRNAKPVIVATQMMESMITNSRPTRAEASDVANAILDGADAVMLSAESSVGAYPIETVKTMSKIVTAAEEELLSKGLQPLVPGKKPRTQGGSVARAACEIADFLDGKALIAFTQSGDTARRLSRYRVTQPILAFTTDANTRNQLTLSWGVESYIVPHVDNTDAMVDLVDGELLKLGRHNEGDTMVITAGSPPGVPGTTNMVRVHHLGGGARD from the coding sequence ATGCGCCGTTCCAAAATCGTCTGCACGCTGGGCCCCGCCGTCGACTCGTATGAGCAGCTGAAAGCGCTCATCGAGGCAGGTATGAACGTGGCCCGATTCAACTTCAGCCACGGATCCCAGGCAGAACACCAGGAGCGGTACGACCGCGTCCGGCAGGTCTCCGCGGACACCGGGCGCGCCGTCGGCGTCCTCGCCGACCTCCAGGGCCCGAAGATCCGTCTGGAGACCTTCGCCGAGGGTCCCGTCGAGCTGGTGCGCGGTGACGAGTTCACCATCACCACCGAGGACGTCCCCGGCGACAAGTCCATCTGCGGCACCACCTACAAGGGTCTGCCCGGAGACGTCTCCAAGGGCGACCAGATCCTGATCAACGACGGCAACGTCGAGCTGCGGGTGACCGAGGTCGAGGGCCCGCGGGTCAAGACCATCGTCATCGAGGGCGGTGTCATCTCGGACCACAAGGGCATCAACCTGCCGGGTGCCGCGGTCAACGTCCCCGCCCTGTCGGAGAAGGACGTCGACGACCTCCGCTTCGCCCTGCGGATGGGCTGCGACATGGTCGCCCTGTCCTTCGTCCGCGACGCCGACGACGTCAAGGACGTCCACAAGGTCATGGACGAGGAGGGCCGCCGGGTCCCCGTCATCGCCAAGGTGGAGAAGCCGCAGGCCGTCGAGAACATGGCGGCCGTGGTCGACGCCTTCGACGCGGTCATGGTGGCCCGTGGCGACCTGGCCGTCGAGTACCCGCTCGAAAAGGTCCCGATGGTCCAGAAGCGGCTCATCGAGATGTGCCGCCGCAACGCCAAGCCGGTGATCGTCGCGACCCAGATGATGGAGTCGATGATCACCAACTCCCGCCCGACGCGCGCGGAGGCCTCCGACGTCGCCAACGCGATCCTCGACGGCGCGGACGCGGTCATGCTGTCCGCCGAGTCCTCGGTGGGCGCCTACCCGATCGAGACCGTCAAGACGATGTCGAAGATCGTCACGGCGGCCGAGGAGGAGCTCCTTTCCAAGGGCCTGCAGCCGCTGGTCCCGGGCAAGAAGCCCCGTACCCAGGGCGGCTCCGTCGCACGCGCGGCCTGCGAGATCGCGGACTTCCTCGACGGCAAGGCGCTCATCGCCTTCACCCAGTCCGGTGACACCGCCCGCCGGCTGTCGCGCTACCGCGTGACCCAGCCGATCCTGGCCTTCACCACCGATGCCAACACCCGCAACCAGCTCACGCTGAGCTGGGGCGTCGAGTCCTACATCGTCCCGCACGTGGACAACACCGACGCGATGGTCGACCTGGTGGACGGCGAGCTGCTCAAGCTGGGCCGCCACAACGAGGGCGACACCATGGTCATCACCGCCGGTTCGCCCCCCGGCGTCCCCGGCACCACCAACATGGTCCGGGTCCACCACCTGGGCGGCGGCGCCCGCGACTGA
- a CDS encoding DUF6114 domain-containing protein yields MNPQSPVHAADDHWLTVARHTFSAWRGSRPFWAGLFTLLGGLPIAYFPYADLRLGNVTLAMATTGGAGALIIGVLLITLGLALWFQQTIRVFAGVAAILLALVSIPVSNLGGFFIGFLSSLLGGALALSWAPGNPVEDEDEAAADTDEEADRQPVSLGKNDAMAGQVVPGQRETETPAHASETTAHADGGRNSAG; encoded by the coding sequence ATGAACCCCCAGTCCCCGGTGCACGCCGCAGACGACCACTGGCTCACCGTGGCTCGCCACACCTTCAGTGCCTGGAGAGGTAGCCGTCCTTTCTGGGCCGGTCTGTTCACGCTCCTCGGTGGTCTGCCCATCGCCTACTTCCCGTACGCGGACCTGCGGCTGGGCAACGTCACCCTCGCCATGGCCACCACCGGCGGGGCCGGTGCGCTGATCATCGGCGTACTGCTGATCACGCTGGGCCTGGCCCTGTGGTTCCAGCAGACCATCCGCGTCTTCGCGGGCGTCGCGGCGATCCTGCTGGCCCTGGTGTCGATCCCGGTGTCCAACCTCGGCGGCTTCTTCATCGGTTTCCTCTCCTCGCTGCTCGGCGGCGCACTCGCGCTGTCGTGGGCCCCTGGGAACCCGGTGGAGGACGAGGACGAGGCCGCGGCCGACACGGACGAAGAGGCTGACCGGCAGCCGGTCAGCCTGGGCAAGAACGATGCGATGGCGGGCCAGGTCGTCCCCGGACAGCGCGAAACGGAAACGCCGGCACACGCGAGCGAGACGACTGCCCACGCCGATGGCGGGAGGAACAGTGCGGGGTGA
- a CDS encoding DUF6230 family protein, whose protein sequence is MSSQVRGGTRWKRFALVMVPSIAATAAVGVGLAQGALAASFSVSGQDFKVSADKLDGDNLIQYGGLAEGHELGTNKAVQHPVTISGFSHAEITNMCQSLVTPTPLGNITLQLRTGHKGKPAVADNIYLDVAELDADAEFKNLDIGVAVGDASHNDRMKPQAGTVNERNKSAFSQRAEKAVLTNVRQKAWATTAGTFKLPDLKLRLLGGDQPCYQDEK, encoded by the coding sequence ATGAGTTCTCAGGTTCGTGGCGGGACCAGATGGAAGCGCTTCGCGCTCGTCATGGTGCCGAGCATCGCGGCCACGGCCGCGGTCGGTGTGGGTCTGGCGCAGGGAGCCCTCGCGGCGTCCTTCAGCGTCTCCGGCCAGGACTTCAAGGTCTCGGCCGACAAGCTCGACGGTGACAACCTCATCCAGTACGGCGGTCTCGCCGAGGGGCATGAACTCGGGACCAACAAGGCGGTCCAGCACCCGGTCACCATCTCCGGGTTCAGCCACGCCGAGATCACGAACATGTGCCAGTCCCTGGTCACCCCGACGCCGCTGGGCAACATCACCCTGCAGCTGAGGACCGGCCACAAGGGCAAGCCGGCCGTGGCCGACAACATCTACCTGGATGTTGCCGAGCTCGACGCCGATGCCGAGTTCAAGAACCTGGACATCGGTGTGGCGGTCGGCGACGCCAGCCACAACGACAGGATGAAGCCGCAGGCCGGCACGGTCAACGAGCGGAACAAGTCCGCGTTCTCGCAGCGCGCCGAGAAGGCGGTCCTGACGAACGTGCGCCAGAAGGCGTGGGCGACCACGGCGGGCACGTTCAAGCTGCCCGACCTGAAGCTGCGCCTGCTCGGCGGCGACCAGCCGTGCTACCAGGACGAGAAGTAG
- a CDS encoding tetratricopeptide repeat protein has product MQPRNMSMSGVVDLAAVKAAGEAKAKAEQARAESARQAGQGGGGASAGAVAPSALVIDVDEAGFERDVLQLSAEVPVVLDFWAEWCEPCKQLSPLLERLTVEANGRLVLAKVDVDANQMLMQQFGIQGIPAVFAVVAGQVLPLFQGVAPEQQIRETLAQLVQVAEERFGIIGIEVDPDAEGAIPGAADAAAEAEVPAGPHDALLEAAVVALDAGDLGGAVQAYKNVLADDPGNIEAKLGLAQAELLTRVQDMNPQAVRTAAAENPRDPAAQIAAADLDLVGGHVEDAFGRLVDTVRVTFGEDRDAVRLRLLELFEVIGADDPRVSAARTALARVLF; this is encoded by the coding sequence ATGCAGCCCAGAAACATGTCCATGAGCGGCGTCGTCGACCTCGCCGCGGTGAAGGCGGCCGGTGAGGCCAAGGCGAAGGCCGAGCAGGCCCGCGCCGAATCGGCACGGCAGGCCGGCCAGGGCGGTGGCGGCGCGTCCGCCGGCGCCGTCGCGCCGTCCGCGCTCGTCATCGACGTAGACGAGGCCGGCTTTGAACGCGATGTGCTCCAGCTCTCCGCCGAGGTCCCGGTGGTCCTCGACTTCTGGGCCGAGTGGTGCGAGCCGTGCAAGCAGCTCAGCCCGCTCCTGGAGCGGCTGACCGTCGAGGCGAACGGCCGCCTCGTCCTGGCGAAGGTCGACGTCGACGCCAACCAGATGCTGATGCAGCAGTTCGGCATCCAGGGCATCCCGGCCGTCTTCGCCGTGGTCGCGGGCCAGGTGCTGCCCCTGTTCCAGGGCGTGGCCCCCGAGCAGCAGATCCGCGAGACCCTGGCCCAGCTGGTGCAGGTCGCCGAGGAGCGCTTCGGGATCATCGGCATCGAGGTGGACCCGGACGCCGAGGGGGCCATCCCGGGCGCCGCCGATGCCGCCGCCGAGGCCGAGGTTCCGGCCGGTCCGCACGACGCGCTGCTGGAGGCGGCCGTCGTGGCGCTGGACGCCGGTGACCTGGGCGGCGCGGTCCAGGCGTACAAGAACGTGCTGGCCGACGACCCGGGCAACATCGAGGCCAAGCTGGGCCTGGCCCAGGCCGAACTGCTCACCCGGGTGCAGGACATGAACCCGCAGGCGGTGCGCACCGCGGCCGCCGAGAACCCGCGGGATCCGGCGGCGCAGATCGCCGCGGCCGACCTCGACCTGGTCGGCGGTCACGTGGAGGACGCCTTCGGGCGCCTGGTGGACACCGTGCGGGTGACGTTCGGTGAGGACCGGGACGCCGTACGGCTGCGGCTGCTGGAGCTGTTCGAGGTGATCGGCGCGGACGACCCGCGGGTCTCGGCGGCGCGCACGGCGCTCGCCCGGGTGCTCTTCTAG
- a CDS encoding TetR/AcrR family transcriptional regulator, translated as MRNPSHGTSTGTSSGTGSASGRTGRPRSAAADAAILEATRDALVELGWSKLTMGDVSARAGVAKTTLYRRWAGKNELVVDAVAELFDELELPDRGSLEADIEYVVLQFAQLLRRPEARTALMAVVAESTRDEALRDRIRSAIVDRQKRLVVLGRERAQARGELPDEEDGALAGHTTDLIFDVIAGTVVHRALVSSEPVDELWVSTFTALLMHGLRGPAPA; from the coding sequence ATGCGCAACCCCAGCCACGGCACGAGCACCGGCACCAGCAGCGGCACCGGCTCCGCGAGCGGCCGCACCGGCCGCCCCCGGAGCGCCGCGGCGGACGCCGCCATCCTGGAGGCGACGCGGGACGCGCTGGTCGAGCTGGGCTGGTCGAAGCTGACGATGGGCGACGTCTCGGCGCGCGCTGGGGTCGCCAAGACCACCCTCTACCGGCGCTGGGCCGGCAAGAACGAGCTGGTCGTGGACGCGGTCGCCGAGCTCTTCGACGAACTGGAACTGCCGGACCGGGGCTCGCTCGAAGCCGACATCGAGTACGTGGTCCTCCAGTTCGCGCAGCTGCTGCGGCGCCCGGAGGCCCGTACGGCCCTGATGGCCGTGGTCGCCGAGTCCACCCGGGACGAGGCCCTGCGTGACCGGATCCGGTCGGCCATCGTGGACCGGCAGAAACGTCTCGTCGTACTGGGTCGCGAACGGGCGCAGGCCCGTGGCGAACTCCCGGACGAGGAGGACGGGGCCCTCGCGGGCCACACCACGGACCTGATATTCGACGTGATCGCCGGCACGGTGGTGCACCGGGCGCTGGTGAGCTCCGAACCGGTGGACGAGCTCTGGGTGTCCACCTTCACGGCCCTGCTGATGCACGGCCTGCGAGGCCCGGCCCCGGCCTGA